The Coccidioides posadasii str. Silveira chromosome 3, complete sequence genome contains a region encoding:
- the GNA1 gene encoding Glucosamine-phosphate N-acetyltransferase-like protein (EggNog:ENOG410PNHJ~COG:M~BUSCO:14251at33183), whose translation MVIPNGVKHDLQLPADCDEQPLFPMKLISPDVAAQLPEGYTIRPLRKSDFSNGYLEVLRVLTTVGEFSFEQWSERYDWMAKRNDEYYLLVICDETGRVVGTGSLIVERKFIHALGLVGHIEDIAIEKNQQGKKLGLRMINALDYVAAKVGCYKSILDCSEANEGFYIKCGFKRAGLEMAHYYSV comes from the exons ATGGTCATTCCAAACGGCGTCAAGCACGAtttgcagttacctgctgaTTGTGACGAGCAGCCCCTCTTCCCGATGAAACTCATCTCTCCGGACGTTGCTGCCCAACTCCCCGAGGGCTACACCATCCGTCCTCTCCGCAAGTCAGACTTTTCTAATGGCTACCTTGAAGTCCTCCGCGTTTTGACCACCGTTGGAGAGTTTTCCTTCGAACAGTGGAGCGAACGCTACGATTGGATGGCAAAGCGAAACGATGAATATTATCTCCTTGTCATCTGTGACGAGACCGGAAGAGTCGTTGGGACCGGTAGCTTGATCGTGGAGCGCAAATTTATCCATGCTCTTGGACTGGTTGGACATATTGAGGATATTGCTATCGAGAAAAACCAGCAGGGCAAGAAGCTGGGACTAAGAATGATCAATGCCTTGGATTACGTTGCGGCGAAGGTTGGATGCTACAAG AGTATCCTTGATTGCTCTGAGGCCAACGAGGGTTTCTACATCAAGTGCGGCTTTAAACGCGCCGGACTTGAAATGGCTCATTACTATAGTGTCTGA
- the FUM1 gene encoding fumarase fum1 (EggNog:ENOG410PIAD~COG:C~BUSCO:5283at33183) has product MLNSTSRSSLRAAASLPHASRSQTSTLCRWSPSSHLATLCQSRRAISSLRPPIYRPSSSFSIAKSGFGARAFGSTAVNMSSGTRTETDAFGEIQVPLDKYWGAQTQRSLGNFNINQPQDRMPPAIVRAFGILKGAAATVNMRYGLDPTVGKAIQQAASEVASLKLIDHFPLVVWQTGSGTQSNMNANEVISNRAIEILGGTKGSKKPVHPNDHVNMSASSNDTFPTVMHIAAVLETEETLLPALKSLRDALQGKVEQFDKIIKIGRTHLQDATPLTLGQEFSGYVAQLDRNITRVQNTLPDLRLLAQGGTAVGTGLNTFKGFDEAIAEEVTKMTGTEFKTSPNKFEVLAAHDAIVEASGALNTLAGSLFKIAQDIRYLGSGPRCGLGELILPENEPGSSIMPGKVNPTQCESLTMICSQVMGNHVATTVGGMNGQFELNVFKPLMIRNLLHSIRILGDGMKSFEKNLVVGLEADEKRIGSLLHESLMLVTCLNPVIGYDMASKVAKNAHKKGLTLKQSAMELKALSEEDFDKYVRPELMISPKEKK; this is encoded by the exons ATGCTTAATTCCACATCCCGCAGCTCCCTCCGGGCAGCGGCATCGCTGCCACATGCTTCTAGATCCCAAACCTCGACACTATGCCGATGGAGCCCCTCGTCTCATCTTGCGACGCTCTGTCAATCACGCCGTGCCATTAGTTCTCTCCGCCCACCCATCTATCGTCCATCATCGTCGTTTTCCATTGCGAAGTCTGGATTTGGCGCAAGAGCATTTGGAAGCACAGCAGTGAACATG TCGTCTGGTACTCGTACCGAAACCGATGCGTTCGGTGAGATTCAG GTCCCTTTGGACAAATACTGGGGTGCTCAGACGCAAAG ATCGTTGGGCAACTTTAACATCAACCAGCCGCAAGACCGGATGCCACCAGCGATTGTGCGAGCCTTTGGTATCCTCAAAGGTGCTGCGGCAACTGTCAACATGAGATATGGGCTCG ACCCAACCGTCGGAAAAGCCATTCAGCAAGCTGCTTCGGAGGTCGCATCCCTCAAACTTATTGACCACTTCCCTCTTGTTGTTTGGCAAACCGGCTCTGGCACTCAATCCAACATGAATGCTAACGAGGTTATTTCGAACCGTGCCATCGAAATTCTTGGTGGAACTAAGGGTAGTAAGAAGCCTGTTCACCCCAACGATCATGTCAACATGTCTGCTTCCTCCAACGATACCTTCCCTACAGTCATGCACATCGCTGCTGTCCTCGAAACCGAAGAAACCTTGCTTCCGGCTCTTAAGAGCCTTCGAGATGCGTTGCAAGGGAAGGTTGAACAGTTTGATAAGATCATTAAGATTGGTCGCACCCACTTGCAGGATGCGACTCCCTTGACTCTAGGACAGGAATTTTCTGGCTACGTAGCTCAGCTTGACCGAAACATCACGCGCGTTCAGAATACTCTCCCCGACCTGCGATTGCTTGCACAGGGTGGTACCGCTGTCGGTACTGGATTGAACACATTCAAGGGTTTCGATGAAGCTATCGCTGAGGAAGTGACCAAGATGACCGGCACTGAATTCAAGACCTCTCCCAACAAGTTCGAGGTGCTTGCTGCTCACGATGCTATTGTGGAGGCTTCCGGCGCTCTCAATACTCTTGCCGGCTCTCTCTTTAAGATCGCCCAGGACATCAGATATCTTGGATCTGGCCCACGATGCGGTCTCGGCGAATTGATTCTCCCTGAGAATGAGCCTGGATCTTCCATCATGCCTGGAAAAGTCAACCCTACTCAGTGCGAGTCTCTGACGATGATCTGCTCCCAAGTCATGGGCAACCATGTTGCCACCACCGTTGGTGGAATGAATGGGCAGTTCGAATTGAACGTGTTCAAACCTCTGATGATCCGCAATCTCCTCCACAGCATCCGTATTTTGGGCGATGGAATGAAGTCCTTCGAGAAAAACCTTGTTGTTGGTCTCGAAGCTGATGAGAAGAGAATTGGATCTCTTCTCCATGAAAG TTTGATGCTTGTTACCTGCTTGAACCCCGTTATTGGGTACGATATGGCCTCTAAGGTGGCCAAGAACGCACACAAGAAGGGGTTGACTTTGAAGCAGAGTGCGATGGAGCTTAAGGCCCTTAGCGAGGAAGATTTCGATAAATATGTACGCCCCGAGTTGATGATCAGCCCCaaggagaagaaatag
- a CDS encoding uncharacterized protein (CAZy:CE10~EggNog:ENOG410PKVE~COG:V~MEROPS:MER0034665) produces the protein MTATDQQPAGDPALHKLKPGVVYQPLLNSIPPQLLPRFDPVYVEHYNRYNVGRLHTHQVPIEEFRANPQKYQIVYGRAAAPDIYKITEQKCSVKGGEITIRIFEPKPIQGADGKPKKRGSYINFHGGGWVFGSLIVDHHSCKRIVHDLGGDAVVFDVDYRLAPEYKYPTAIEDCWAAFQWVRSKAEEFNLDTNRMAVGGASAGGHLAAVVAHLCRDNEFPLSLQILTVPVTDMHSSFTPGGKFDREKTPYESYREMEFTPALPAERMAYFHRHWLGVLRPEKSDDDWKISPILAPNFANLAPALVWTAEMDPLRDEGEAYAAKMKAAGVQVELIRVPGVPHTFSGLDEILESAKMFRRKCVEELRKSIGG, from the exons ATGACGGCAACTGACCAG CAACCAGCAGGAGATCCTGCTCTGCACAAGCTAAAACCGGGGGTTGTCTATCAGCCTTTGCTCAATAGCATTCCTCCCCAGTTGCTCCCACGATTTGATCCTGTGTACGTCGAGCACTATAATCGCTACAACGTTGGCCGGCTCCATACACACCAGGTTCCGATAGAAGAATTTAGAGCCAACCCACAAAAGTACCAAATTGTATACGGCCGCGCCGCTGCACCAGATATATACAAGATCACAGAGCAGAAATGCTCTGTAAAAGGAGGAGAAATCACGATTCGGATCTTTGAGCCCAAGCCAATACAAGGAGCTGACGGCAAACCTAAGAAGCGAGGGTCATACATCAACTTCCACGGTGGAGGGTGGGTGTTTGGAAGTCTCATCGTAGATCATCATTCCTGCAAACGCATTGTGCATGATTTAGGGGGAGATGCTGTTGTTTTTGACGTAGATTACCGTCTGGCCCCTGAATACAAATACCCCACCGCAATTGAGGATTGCTGGGCTGCTTTCCAATGG GTACGCTCGAAAGCCGAAGAGTTTAACCTTGACACCAACCGGATGGCTGTTGGAGGAGCTTCCGCTGGTGGCCACTTGGCCGCCGTGGTTGCCCATCTCTGTCGAGATAATGAATTTCCACTTAGCCTTCAAATCCTCACGGTACCTGTGACGGATATGCACAGCTCCTTCACACCTGGTGGCAAATTTGACCGTGAAAAAACTCCGTACGAGTCTTACCGCGAGATGGAGTTCACTCCTGCCCTTCCTGCTGAAAGGATGGCCTATTTTCATAGACATTGGCTCGGTGTTCTGCGGCCTGAAAAATCTGACGAT GATTGGAAGATATCTCCGATCCTTGCGCCTAATTTTGCTAACCTTGCTCCCGCACTGGTTTGGACTGCGGAAATGGATCCTCTGCGTGACGAGGGTGAGGCGTACGCTGCGAAAATGAAAGCTGCAGGAGTTCAAGTGGAATTGATTCGTGTGCCAGGCGTTCCGCACACATTCAGTGGCTTGGACGAGATATTGGAAAGCGCAAAGATGTTCCGTCGAAAATGTGTTGAAGAGCTGAGAAAGAGCATCGGGGGATAA